In Microvirga sp. 17 mud 1-3, the genomic window TTGGGCAGCTGGATCGTGCGGAACACCGCCCAGCGTGAGGCGCCGTCGATGCGTGCCGCCTGATAATAGGCATCCGGGATGGATTTGAGGCCCGCATAGCAGAGGAGCGCCACGAGGCTCGTCCAGTGCCAGACGTCCATGACCACGATGGTGATCCAGGCATCGAGGGAGTGGCCCGTGTAGTTGTAGTCGATCCCGAGCCGGTTCACGGCCCAGCCGAGAAGGCCGATATCGCCGCGGGCGAAGACCTGCCAGATCGTGCCGACCACGTTCCACGGAATGAGGAGCGGCAGCGCCATCAGAACGAGGCAAAGCGCAACGCGCCACCCTTCCCGCGGCATGGACAACGCGACCAGGATCCCGAGTGGCACCTCGATCGCGAGGATGATCGCCGAGAACAGGAGCGTGCGCCAGAGCGCGCCAAAAAAGCGGCTGCCGAGATCGCGCGAGGGGTCGAGCAGGTCCTGATACCAGCCGACGCCGTTCCAGAAGAACTGGTTGTTGCCGAAGGTGTCCTGCACCGAATAATTCACCACCGTCATGAGCGGCAGCACGGCCGAGAAGGCGACGAGCGCGAAGACGGGCAGGACGAGGAACCAGGCTTTCTGGTTGAGGGTCTTCGTCATGCGGCGCCTCCCTCGGCCGGCTCACCCGCGACGAGGTGGCCGTCCGCGTAAATGTGGATATGGCGCGGATCGAGCGTGAGCGCGGCCTCGTCGCCCGTCACGGACACATCGTCCGGCACGCTTGCGGCGAGCGGACGCCCGGCCATCTCGACCCGGGCGATGCGGGCGCGGCCGATATCGTCGATGCGCCGCAGCCGCACCGGCAGGCCCGCACCCTTCGGCTGCAGCGAGACGAATTCGGGCCGGATGCCGAGCTCGATCCGTCCTGTTCGGGACAGGCCCGGATAGGCCCGCCGGAGGGCTACGGGCTCGTCGCCCACATAGGCGGTCGCGCCCTCGACCCGACACGGCAGGATGTTCATGCCCGGCGAGCCGATGAAATGGCCCACGAAGGTGTGAGCAGGCCGCTCGAAGAGCTCTTCCGGCGTTCCGGTCTGCACGACGGCGCCGTCATGCATGACGACGACCTTGTCGGCGAAGGTCAGGGCCTCCGTCTGGTCGTGCGTCACATAGATCATGGTGATGTCCAGCGCCCGGTGGATCTCCTTCAGGGTCGAGCGCAACTGCCACTTGAGATGCGGATCGATCACCGTCAGCGGCTCGTCGAAGAGGATCGCCGCCACATCGGGCCGCACGAGGCCGCGCCCCAGGGAGATCTTCTGCTTCATGTCGGCCGTGAGATTGCTGGCCTTGCGGTCGAGCACGCGGGTCAGGTCGAGAAGCCGTGCGATCTCGTCGACGCGGGCCGCGGTCATGTCCCGCGGAGCGCCGCGGTTTTTCAGCGGGAAGGCCAGGTTCTCGCGCACCGTCATGGTGTCGTAGACGACCGGGAACTGAAACACCTGCGCGATGTTGCGCGCTTCCGTCGGCAGGTCGGTCACATCCCGCTCGTCGAAGCGGATGCGGCCGCGCGTCGGGTGCACCAGCCCCGAGATGATGTTGAGCAAGGTCGTCTTGCCGCAGCCCGAGGGGCCGAGCAGCGCATAGGCACCGCCCTGCTCCCAGACATGGTCGATTTCCTTAAGGGCGTAGTCCTGAGGCCCGCGCGGATCCGGGCGGTAGGAGTGAGCGAGATGGTCGAGGGCGATGCGAGCCAAGGCGATCTCCTCACGCGGCCTGTTGCGCGGCATCCGCCGACGCGAGGCGCCCCGCTTCGTCGAACAGGAACAGGTGGCGCGGATCGAGATAGGCCGTGACCGACGCACCCGGATCAAGGCGCTTCACGCCCGGCACCAGTGCGACGAACCGATGGCGCCCGGCTTCCAGATGGATGAAGCTCTCCGACCCGGTGATCTCCACCACCGCAACGATCGCCGGAATGGGAACGGCATCGTCCGATACTCGCTCGAGCCCGAGATGGTGGGCGCGGAACCCGACCGTATACCTACCGTCGGGCACCTGCGCGAAGGCGCCCGTCGCGCGGATCTCTCCACCCGTATCCAGCGCCACGGCGCCTCCTGCCACCCGGGCGCCCAGCATGTTGAGCGGCGGATCGGAGAAGACCCGGGCCGTGATGAGATCCTGCGGGCGCCGATAAACCTGCGGCGTGGGGCCAAACTGCGTCACGCGGCCCTCGAAGAGGGTTGCGGTGTTGCCACCGAGGAGCAGGGCCTCGGAGGGTTCCGTGGTGGCGTAGACGAAGACCGCGCCCGACGCGGCGAAGACTCGCGGCAGCTCCTCCCGCAACTCCTCGCGCAGCTTGTAATCGAGATTGGCGAGGGGCTCGTCGAGCAGGACGAGATCGGCGCGCTTCACCAGGGCCCGGGCGATGGCGGTCCGCTGCTGCTGGCCGCCCGAGAGACTGAGCGGCTTGCGGTCGAGATAGGGCTCGAGCTTGAGGAGACGCGCGGCCTCCTGCACGCGGCTCTCGATTTCGCTCCTCGGAAGACCCGCCACCCGCAGGGGCGAGGCGATGTTCTCGTAGACCGAGAAGGACGGGTAATTGATGAATTGCTGATAGACCATCGCGACGCTGCGGCGCTGCACGGGCCAGCCCGTCACGTCCTTTCCGTCGACAATGACCCGGCCTTGCGTCGGCGCATCGAGGCCCGCCATCAGCCGCATGAGCGACGTCTTGCCGGCAAGCGTCGCTCCGAGGAGCACATTGAGGGAGCCGCGCTCCAGGGAGAGGGACACGTCCGCGACGTGTATCTGCGTGCCGACCGTTTTTCCGACCCTATCGAGAACGAGCGCCATGGCTCATGTCCCGCAGGCAAGGAGGAGCGATGCATCCCGACATCAACCGCGGCGGTGCCCGGGTTCCGAACTTGGAAAACCCGTCGTGTCCGACGTCGCGGAACCGTTTCTCCAAGCGCTTCCTCCCTGAAGCCCTCGCGCGATTCGGTCGTTTTTGTTCTTATTGTTACGGAAGCTTAAGTTGAGCGCACACGGAGCGCAAGGGGCTGGCGCAAGGGCCCGCCCCACCACGAAGGGTGGGCTGTCCCGGCCTGAAGCGCGACCGGAACAGCAATTTCTCACACGAGCAGGAAATCGCCGGCTGTCAGCTTGAGGCCCTTGTTCACCTGTGCGAACTGCACCGCCGCCGCGCGGCCAGTGCCGTCAGGATCGTAGGAGATGAGACCCGTCGAGGCGTCGTAGACGATACGGTCGGACCCGTCATGCGCCCGGGTCCCGGTCCAGAACTCCGCCGCAGGCAGGAAGCCCGCCGTTCCGGCTGCGCCGAAGATCGTGTGGTCGAGCATGATCGTGTCGTCTGCTGGGTTGAAGTCCGTGATCCGGTCCAGATTGGTGCTCCGGCTGAGCGGCGTGTCGAACCGGAACGCGTCCGCGCCGGCGCCGCCCGTGAGAATGTCGTTGCCGCTGCCCCCGATCAAAACGTCGTTGCCGTCGAGACCGCTGAGGCGGTCGCTGCCCGCGCCGCCTTTCAGGGTATTGGCGGCCGCATTGCCGGTCATCGTGTCGTTGCCCGCTCCGCCGATGGCGTTCTCGATCAGCGAGCGCGGGTCGCCCTCGTACAGCAGCGCATTCGCCACATTGCCCTGGGCCATGTGGCCGCTGCCGAGTTGCGCCAGCTGGGCCTTCGACAGGGTGGACCAGGCGCCGGGCCGCAGATCGACCGAAAGGCCGGTGGCGTAGTTGGAGAAGTCATAGGTGTCGGTGCCGCCGCCATCCCAGATCGTCAGAAAAATGCGGTTGGCGCCCGGTGCATCCTGCCCCTGCCCGTCCACGAAGGCCTGGCCCGTCGCCGGATCGAAGCGGTAGACCGTGTTGCCGTCATGGGTGGAGAAATTCGCGCCGTACATGTGTTGCAGGGCCGCGATGTCGTCCATCATCAGCGACTGGGCGTAGCCCCAGGTCTCGTTCTCCACATATTGCCCGGCCGCGCCCACATAGGAGCGGTAGGTCATCACCGAATATTCCATGGAATCGTGCGCATAGGGCAGCGCGCCGTAGCCGCCGGCCTCGTTGCCGTGCTTCAGCCCGAGCGAATGCCCGAGCTCGTGCAGCATGGTGTAGAAGCCGTAATTCCCGGGATCCGGCGCGTCGTACCAGCCCTTCGAGGTGCCGAACCAGGTATCGCCCGCCTCCTGATAATCGGCCGGCGTATAGGTCCAAGCGGAGGAAGGCATGGCCGACGAGGCAAGACGCAGGGTCGCGTGCGCCGTGGACGTCTCCTGCATTTCGGTGAAGGTCACATCCGCAACGGCCGCAATTGCGCCGAGAACCGCATGAGCAGCGGCGATCTGCTGAGCATTAAGTGGCGCGAAGCCGTCCTGCGGCTCGCCCTGGCCGTAGCCGGAGCCGTAATAGGAGGCCTTTGTCGGAAAACTGTAGGTGAGGTTCTGGGTGTTCCACATCTGCCCTGAGAGCAGGGCGTCGATATCCTGGTTGCCGGTGCGCTGGACCGAAATTGTGCCCGTCATTGCTGTTCCTTTTGGCCGGTCTTGTCCGAAAAGCCTAAGGGAACGCCTCCGGCAGGCCATGTCTCTTTAGGGGTAGTGCCGCGGCTAAATGACTGCGCCGTTTGAGAATTTTCGCCCAATTCTGGATGTCGTGAAAAGATCGGGACCATAGGCCCAGGGACAGGCAGGAAATCCTCAGAACCGGGCGAAGGCCGCGATTGACCGATTCGGGACCCAGGCCGGGCGTTCACGTCCGAAAACCGCGAGCGTCCCGGCCGCCATGGTGGCAGGATGACCACATGACGAATCTTGACCCCGCCGCCTGCTACAGAGCCCTGCAATCCCGCGACCGGCGCTTCGACGGGCGCCTCTTCGTGGGTGTCACGTCCACGGGGATCTATTGCCGCCCCATCTGCCCGGCGAGCACGGCCAAGTTCGAGAATTGCCGGTTCTATCCCTCGGCAGCCGCCGCCCAGGAGGCGGGCTTTCGCCCCTGCCTGCGCTGCCGGCCCGAGACTGCGCCCGATCTCGGGTCCTGGCGCGGCACCTCGAATACGGTCTCGCGGGGGCTCGCCCTCATCGCGGAAGGTGCCCTCGACGGCGAGGAGGCGAGCGTCGAGGCGCTGGCCTCGCGGCTTGGCATCGGTGAGCGCCAGCTGCGCCGCCTCTTCCAGGAACATCTGGGCGTCTCGCCCCTCGCGGTCGCGCAGACCCGGCGCATTCTCTTCGCCAAGCAGCTAATCCACGACACACGCCTGCCCATGTCCGAGATCGCGCTGGCCGCGGGCTTCGGCAGCGTGCGCCGTTTCAACGAGACCTTCCAGGCGCTCTACCGCCGGCCGCCGAGCGCGATCCGCAAGCGCAGTGTGAACGCGCTGCCCGAAGGATCAGCCGCGACCACGGGCGTGACCGTCCGGCTGCGCTACCGGGCCCCTTACGACTGGGACGCCATGCTGGCCTTCCTCAAGGCTCGTGCCATCGACGGGGTGGAACGGGTCGAGGGGGGCGTCTATCGCAGGACGGTCCTGCACGAGGGCATGACCGGCACGGTGGCAGTGTCCCATCTGGCCGAGAAGGAGAGCCTGGAGGCGGTCATCCGCTTCCCCGGCGTCCAGGCCCTGCCGTCCATCGTGGCGCGCGTGCGGCGCGTCTTCGATCTCGGCGCCGACGTGATGACCGTAACGAGCCACCTGGCGCAGGATCCGCAGCTCGCCCCTCTCGTCACCGCGCGGCCGGGCCTGCGCGTCCCGGGCGGCTGGGACGGGTTCGAGGTCGCCATGCGGGCGATCCTCGGCCAACAGGTTTCCGTTGAGGCAGGCCGACAGCTCGGCAGCAGGCTCACGCGGATCTGCGGCACGCCGTTTCCGGAAAGCCAGGCCCAGAACGACGACCTCACCCTCGCATTCCCGACCGCCGCCCAGGTGTTGGCTGCGGATATCAGCTCCCTCGGCATGCCCAACGCCCGCAAAGCCGCCCTGAAGGCGGTAGCGGAGGCCGCGGTGGCGGAGCCGGACCTGTTCCGGCCGCTCGGCACCGTGGAGGAGACGGTCGCGCGGCTCAGCGCCATCCGCGGCATCGGCGAATGGACGGCCCATTACATCGCCCTGCGGGCCGTGCGGGAGCCGGATGCCTTTCCGGCCAGCGATATCGGCCTGCTGCGCGGCGCTGCCGGGCGGGACGGCGCCCGCCCCTCCCCGGCGGAGCTGCAGAAGCGCGCCGAGGCTTGGCGCCCCTGGCGCGCCTATGCGGCGCAGCACCTCTGGGCGGCCGACGAGAAGAGCGCCTGATCACCCTCTTCCGATCCGTATCGGGAATCGGATTCCATTTGCCACGGCCAAGCCATGGCCCGCCATTTTCACTCCTTCACGACCGGAGACTTGCCATGCCCGCACGGCCCGACGCCGCAACCGCCTTTCATCGCCTGCACCAGGGCCCCGAGCTTCTGATCCTTGCCAATGCCTGGGATGCCGGCACCGCGCGCCTGATGGAGAGCCTGGGCAGCCGGGCCATAGCGACGACGAGCGCCGGCGTCGCCTGGGCCCACGGCTATGCGGATGGGGACACGTTGCCGGTCGATCTCCTCGTGGGAACGGTGGCGGCCATCGCCCGCACTGTCGCGATCCCGGTCACCACCGACATGGAAGGCGGCTATTCCGATCGGCCGGAGGAAGTCGGCGAGCTCGCTGCGCGCCTCATCGATGCGGGTGCAAGCGGCATCAATATCGAGGACGGATCGGCTTCGCCCGACCTGCTTTGCGCCAAGATCGAGGCAATCCGGCAGGTTGCAGAGAGGACCGGCGTCAACCTCTTCATCAATGCGCGGACCGACGTCTTCCTGCGCGGTCTCGCCCCGCAGGAGGCGCGCGTGGACGAGACGCTCACCCGCGCCAGCCGCTACCGCGATGCCGGTGCGAGCGGAATCTTCGTTCCGGCCGCGACGGCGCCGGACGACATCCGCCGCATCGCGACCGGCACCGACCTGCCGCTCAATGTGATGGCCCGTCCCGGTTTGCCCGCAGCCGCGGAATTGGCTCGGCTCGGGGCACGTCGTCTCAGCGCCGGTTCCGCGCTGTCCGAAGCGCTGCTGAACCGGCTCTCGGATCTCGCGAAGGCTTTCCTCGAGGCGGGAGATTCCGACCTCATCTGCAGTGCGGCCGGTTCCTACGGAAGCCTTAACGCCCTCATGAAAAAGCGCGCCTGACAGGGGTTCTGCCCGAGGGCTGACGAGGGGACCAGCGCATTTCCCATGGAACCGGGCGCATCCGGTTCGCATTCAGAATGGGTTCACGGGCGAACCCCAAGAATCGCACCCGTGACCGCTCGAATCGTGCTGGTCGACCCTGTGGAGAGAGCTCTATGTCGAAACGCGTTGCCCTGGCCTGCCTGGCGCTCGTCGGCGCCCTGATCGCCGGCACTCCCGCAGGTGCTCAGCCTTACTATGGCGATGATTACTACGGCCCTCCGCCCGGCCCGCGCTATGCGCCACGCTACCGCGACATGGACGAATATCCGCCGCCGCGCAGAGCCCGGGGTCCACGCGGGCAGTGGGATTGCAATTCGAGTCGATGCATCAACATGGCGACGGGCGAATTGTGGGAATCGACCTGCAACTACCGTGGCTGCTTCCCGCTCCGTCCTGCCCGGCAGCGAGGCTACGGCTGGTAGGCTCTAAGCCGAGGAGTGAGCCGGCGCCGCGTTTCTGTGCCGGCTCAGCTTGCCGTACCGCTTGATCGCCCGGTCGCGCCTGAGCCGTGACAACCGGTCGAGCCAGAAGATCCCGTCGAGCTGGTCGATCTCGTGCTGCAGGCACACGGCCAGGAAGCCTTCTGCCTCCTCCTCCCGCGCTTGGCCTTGAAGGTCCTGGAATGCGACCCGCACCCGCGCGGGCCGTTCGATCTCGTCGGTCACGCCCGGCATGGAGACGCTGCCTTCCATGTGCCGGATTCTATCCTCAGAAACCTCAAGGATGCGCGGATTGGCATAGATCCTCGGTTCCGCATCGCCCTTGAGCGCAATGACCACCAGCCTCAAGGGAATGCCTACATGCGGGGCCGTGATGCCGACGCCCGGCGCCGCACGCATCGTGTCCACCAGATCACCTGCCAGATCGCCTAGGGCGGCATCGAATGTCGTCACCGGTTCGGCCGGGATGCGCAGGCGGGGATCCGGATAATAGACAAGGGGCCTGACCGCCAAGGATCGTCTCCATCGCAAGGGAGTGCGAGCTTTGGGCGACATCGGCGCTGTACGCAAGCGCCTCGGGATGAGAGCGTCAGGAGCGCTGCAGAGACCGGGCGACTTCCGCGGCCGCCCGCTCGCCTTCAAGGAAGGCGCCGCCCACCGTCATGGCGCCGCCACCGGCGCTCGCCTCGCCGGCCAACCAGATCCGCTCCGCGATCGGCATCCGCAGCGCCTGACGCGCCGCGAGATGGCCGGGCTTCGCGATGGAATAGGAGCCGTGGGCATAAGGGTCGTTCCACCACCCGGTGAGGCGCCCGCCCCTGACGGCGCCGCGAATGCGGCCGCCGACCATGGTGGCAAGGCGCTCGACCGCGTAATCCGTCGCGGCCTGCTCCCCTGCGGCGCAGAGCTCGCGAGCATAATCTCCGCCGAGATAAGCGAGGGCGATGTCCTGCCCGTCGGGCCAGAACTCGAAACTCATGGCCTCCCCGTCCGCCCGGATATCGGTGAGGTCCGTCGCCTCGACGGCGCCGAACTGCGCCCGGTCGACATGCAGGGCGATCTTGGTGAGCGCTCCCATATGGAGCCCTGACAGCGCAGTTGCGGTTTCGTCCGGCAGGCCCGGCACGAAACGCAAAGCTCCGGCCTGAAGCACGCCTACGGGCACCGTGACGATAACGGCCCGGGCCGTCAAAGCACCATGCGGTGTCTGTGCCGCGGCGCGCCCATGGTCCAGGTGCAGCGCCGTCACCGGCACGTTCAGGCGCACCGGAACGTCCGCCCCGTAGAGCGCCACCAGCGCGCCGTAGCCGCCGGAGGGAATGAGGTCATCACCGCTCCAGAGCTGGTCGTAATCCTGCACGGAGACACGACCCGGCTCCTCGCCGAGGGCGAAGAGCGTAATGCCCCCGGCCGCCGCAGCGAGCTCAGGCGCCCTTCCCTGCACGGTGTCGGCGAACGAGGCATCGACGGATCCCGTTGCTTCCAGCAGGTTTTCCAGGTCCCGATAGGCAGCACGGCGCCTCCGGCGCTCGGTCTCGGGCAAGGGCACCCCGTCGTGGAAGACCCGGAAGCCTCCGCCTGTGGCCTCCACGTCGAGGGACACGTTCAGATCCTGCGCGATCTGGCGCCAGGGGTTGCGCTCAGCCCAATGGATGTAATGGGCGCCCGCATCGAAGAACGGGCCAAGGGTCCGATCCGTATAGGCCCGCCCGCCGATCCGGCTGCGGGCCTCGAGAACCGTGACGGACAATTGGGCCCGGCGCAGGGCCTTGGCGGCTGCAAGCCCAGCCGCGCCCGCGCCGACCACCAGGACATCCGTATCCGCAGCCAAGGCCCGCCGCACGAAGGGGAGCGAGACGGCGCCGGCGAGAAGACTGCGACGGGTAACATGCATGGGGCCGCGCCTTTATCGGGACGATGTGCGGAACATCTCCGTCCGATGACGGAACGCCCTCACTCTAGGCCCGATTGGCGCGAATTTAGGGCGTTCTCACACGTCCCGGAAATAGGGCTCCACGGGCCCCTTGAGCTTGATCGTCAGCGGGTTGCCGTGACGATCCCTGCTGTTGCCCGCAGCAACGCGGATCCAGCCCTCGCTGACGCAGTATTCCTCCACATTGGTCTTCTCGACGCCCTTGAAGCGGATGCCGATACCCCGCTCCAGGATCGCGGCATCGTAATAGGGGCTGTCAGGGTTGTTGGAGAGGCGATCGGGAGGGGTCTCGGTCATGGCAGGGGCCTTCTTGCGCGTTTCTTTTGCCCATAGCGCCTTACGGCCGTTTCTCCAACTCCCCCGCGAATCCTGCAGGGCACCCCTGCAATCCGCTTCTCTTGCTTGGTCCCGACGACGCCTTTATATAGCGGACATATTATTAGCAACCTATCAATGTGCCTCCTATGGAAACCTCCCGTGCGGATACCCGCGTCACGTTCATCGATGAGCTCACGAAGGTCAGCCGCAAGCTGCGCACGGCCTTCGACGCCCAGGTGAAGGCCCGGGAGCTGACCATGGCGCGCGCCCGCACGCTGCTGCGCCTGCTCCGGCACGACGGCATCACTCAGACGGAGCTCGCATTCGAGCTTGAGATCGAGGGTCCGACCCTGGTCCGTCTCCTCGACCATCTCGAGACCCAGCGGTTGATCGAACGTCGGCCGGTGGAGGGGGACCGTCGCGCAAAACGGGTCGCCCTGACCAAGGAGGGCCGGGCTCAGGCAGGCCTCGTCAGCGGCCTCGCGGATGACATACGGGAAACCGTTCTGACCGATGTGGCGGAGGATGACCTGCAGACGGCGATCCGGGTCTTCCGTGCCATGTCCCGCAACATCGAGGCGATCGCATGAGCGACGCCGACGAGACGAAGGCAGCGCCACCGGCGCCGCCGCCCTTCGTCCCGAAGCCTCCGTTTCTCGCCGCCGGCTACATGCTGGCCGGAGCGCTGCTTGCGCTCACGCAGGGGCTCGGCATGAACCTCGTGTCGGCGAACCTCCTGCAGATCCAGGGATCCCTCGGGGCGACAACCAACGAGGCCACTTGGCTGATGGCGGCCTACATGGCGCCCAATGTCAGCCTCTCGCTGCTGCTCATCAAGATCCGGGCGCAATACGGCCTGCGCAACTTCGCGGAACTCTCCATCGTGGGTTTCGTGCTGGTGTCGCTCATGCATCTTTTCGTGAACGACCTTCAATCCGCCGTCGTCGTGCGCTTCTTCAGCGGGATCGCGGCCTCGCCCATGTCGTCGCTAGGCTTTCTCTACACGCTCGAATCGTTCCCGCCTCAGAAGAAGATGAATGTCGGCCTGTGCCTTGCGCTGACGAACATCGCGCTCGCCATGCCGATCGCGCGGCTCGTCTCGCCCTTCCTTCTGGAATTCGGCCAGTGGCATGGGCTCTATCTCATGGAAATCGCGCTGGCGCTCATGAGCTTCGCGGCCGTGTACCTCCTGCCGCTTACGCCGCCGCCGCGCGCCAAGGTGATCGAGCGCCTCGACGTTATCAGCTACCTGCTGCTGGCCGTGGGCTTCGGCTCGCTCGCCATCGTGCTCACCCTCGGGCGTCTCTACTGGTGGTTCGAGGCGCCGTGGATCGGCGTTCTGCTGGCGGCCGCCATCGCGTCGCTGACCGCCATGGCGACGATCGAGCTCAACCGGAAGAACCCGCTGATCGACGTGCGCTGGCTTACCAGCCGGGAGGTGCTTCACTTCACCGGCGCCCTGCTCGTATTTCGCATCGTGCTGGCAGAACAATCGAGCGGCGCGTTCAGCTTCTTCCAGGTGCTTGGCCTGCAGAACGAGCAGCTCGCCAACCTCGCCTGGATCATCCTGGCCGCGAGCATCGCCGGAGGGGTGATTTGCGCCGTGCTGATGAAGCCTGGGCGGGAGCCGCATATCCATGCGCTCTCCTTATGCCTCATCGCCCTCGGAGCCTACTGGGACAGCCTGGCCACGAACCTTACGCGGCCAGCAGAGATGTATGCGAGCCAGGCGATGATCGCCTTTGCGAGCGCTCTCTTTCTACCGCCTGCCCTCGCCGGAGGCATGATGTCCGCCCTGAAAAAGGGGCCGAACTACATCCTGAGCTTCATCGTGGTGTTCCTGCTCACGCAGAGCCTCGGCGGACTCTTCGGTTCGGCCGTGTTCGGCACCTTCGTGACCTGGCGCGAGAAGGTGCATTCCCACGCCCTCGTGCAGCACATCACCCTCCTCGACCCGCTGGTGGCCCAGCGCACGAGCCAGCTCGGCGGTGCCTATGCGCGCGTCCTCACCGACTCGGCCCTGCGCAACGCGGAGGGTCTCGCGCTCCTAAGCCAGCAGGCGACCCGCGAAGCGAACGTGCTGGCCTACAACGACGCCTTTCTTCTCGTCGCGGTCATCGCAGCCTTCGCGCTCATGGCCCTTCTCGCTCACGTGGCCTTCACGGCCATCGCGTCCCGCATCGCCCCTCAACCTGCCACAACCTGACGAAACGCCTGTCCGACCCTCATGACACGTCATCTCCGCTCCACCGCCACCCTCATCGCCGTCGCGCTCGGAATCGCCGGGATTGCCCTGGTCCTTTACGCTTGGCGCCTCCCGCCCTTTGGAAGCACCATCGAGACCACGGACAATGCCTATATCCGCGGCCAGGTGACCCTCATCAGCCCGCAACTGGCAGGATACGTTGCCGAAGTGGCCGTTCAGGACTTCCAGTCCGTCAAGGCAGGCCAGGTGCTCGTGCGCCTCGACAGCCGCATCTATGAGCAGAAACTGAAGCAGGCGCAGGCGACCCTTGCGGTCCAGAAGGCGACGCTTGCCAATTCGGAGCAGAAGCGCCGCTCGGACGAGGCG contains:
- a CDS encoding MarR family winged helix-turn-helix transcriptional regulator; the encoded protein is METSRADTRVTFIDELTKVSRKLRTAFDAQVKARELTMARARTLLRLLRHDGITQTELAFELEIEGPTLVRLLDHLETQRLIERRPVEGDRRAKRVALTKEGRAQAGLVSGLADDIRETVLTDVAEDDLQTAIRVFRAMSRNIEAIA
- a CDS encoding MFS transporter is translated as MLAGALLALTQGLGMNLVSANLLQIQGSLGATTNEATWLMAAYMAPNVSLSLLLIKIRAQYGLRNFAELSIVGFVLVSLMHLFVNDLQSAVVVRFFSGIAASPMSSLGFLYTLESFPPQKKMNVGLCLALTNIALAMPIARLVSPFLLEFGQWHGLYLMEIALALMSFAAVYLLPLTPPPRAKVIERLDVISYLLLAVGFGSLAIVLTLGRLYWWFEAPWIGVLLAAAIASLTAMATIELNRKNPLIDVRWLTSREVLHFTGALLVFRIVLAEQSSGAFSFFQVLGLQNEQLANLAWIILAASIAGGVICAVLMKPGREPHIHALSLCLIALGAYWDSLATNLTRPAEMYASQAMIAFASALFLPPALAGGMMSALKKGPNYILSFIVVFLLTQSLGGLFGSAVFGTFVTWREKVHSHALVQHITLLDPLVAQRTSQLGGAYARVLTDSALRNAEGLALLSQQATREANVLAYNDAFLLVAVIAAFALMALLAHVAFTAIASRIAPQPATT